Proteins from a genomic interval of Polaribacter sp. Q13:
- the ftsA gene encoding cell division protein FtsA yields the protein MENNKIAIGLDIGTTKIAAMIGRKNEYGKIEVIGIGKAKSLGVKRGVVSNITQTIQSIQQAVEEAESVSGVKIEEVVVGIAGQHIRSLHHSDYITRNNADEVIDETDIENLVNQVHKLVMLPGEEIIHVLPQEYKVDSQADIKEPIGMYGGRLEANFHVVVGQVSSIRNIGRCVKSAGLGLSEITLEPLASAAAVLSQEEKEAGVALIDIGGGTTDLAIFKDGIIRHTAVIPFGGNVITDDIKEGCSIIEKQAELLKIKFGSAWPGENKETEIVSIPGLRGREPKEITLKNLSKIIHARVQEIIEHVYLEIKNYGHETAKGKLIAGIVLTGGGAQLKHLRQLVEYITGMDARIGYPNEHLAGESDEILSSPAFATTVGLLMEGLEKLKPVVEEVVVEEIVEEVIDEKQEQSIEENPPVAEVKRKPKIKKKSFFEKFTESLKDFLDNAE from the coding sequence ATGGAGAATAATAAAATAGCAATTGGTTTAGATATTGGTACAACCAAAATCGCAGCAATGATTGGTCGCAAGAACGAATATGGTAAGATTGAAGTTATTGGTATTGGTAAAGCTAAAAGTTTAGGTGTAAAGCGTGGTGTTGTAAGTAATATTACACAAACCATACAATCTATTCAGCAAGCGGTAGAGGAAGCGGAAAGTGTTTCTGGTGTTAAGATAGAAGAAGTTGTTGTAGGTATTGCCGGTCAACATATTCGTAGTTTACATCACAGTGATTATATTACAAGAAATAACGCAGATGAAGTAATAGATGAAACTGATATTGAAAATTTAGTAAACCAAGTTCATAAGTTGGTGATGTTGCCTGGAGAAGAAATTATCCATGTGTTGCCACAAGAGTATAAAGTAGACTCTCAAGCAGATATTAAGGAACCAATAGGTATGTATGGAGGTCGTTTGGAAGCGAATTTTCATGTGGTTGTTGGGCAAGTTTCTTCTATTAGAAATATTGGTCGTTGTGTTAAAAGTGCAGGTTTAGGTTTAAGTGAAATTACTTTAGAACCGTTAGCTTCTGCAGCAGCAGTATTAAGTCAAGAAGAAAAAGAGGCAGGAGTAGCATTGATTGATATAGGTGGTGGAACAACTGATTTGGCTATTTTTAAAGACGGAATTATTAGACATACAGCAGTAATTCCTTTTGGAGGAAATGTAATTACTGATGATATTAAAGAAGGTTGTTCTATTATAGAAAAACAAGCAGAATTATTAAAAATAAAATTTGGTTCTGCGTGGCCAGGAGAAAATAAAGAAACAGAGATCGTTTCTATACCTGGATTAAGAGGCAGAGAACCAAAAGAAATTACCTTAAAGAATTTATCAAAAATTATACATGCTAGAGTACAAGAAATTATTGAGCACGTGTATTTAGAGATCAAAAATTATGGTCACGAAACTGCAAAAGGAAAATTAATTGCAGGTATTGTGTTAACAGGTGGAGGTGCACAATTAAAGCACTTACGTCAGTTAGTTGAATATATTACAGGTATGGATGCAAGAATAGGTTATCCTAACGAACACTTGGCAGGAGAATCTGATGAAATTTTATCAAGTCCGGCTTTTGCAACAACGGTTGGTTTATTGATGGAAGGTTTAGAAAAGCTAAAACCTGTAGTAGAAGAAGTAGTGGTAGAAGAAATTGTAGAAGAAGTTATTGATGAAAAGCAAGAACAATCTATAGAAGAAAATCCACCTGTGGCAGAGGTAAAACGAAAACCAAAAATTAAAAAGAAGTCGTTTTTTGAAAAATTTACAGAAAGTTTAAAAGATTTTTTGGACAACGCAGAATAA
- the ftsZ gene encoding cell division protein FtsZ has translation MSAEFDNISFDMPKTQSNTIKVIGVGGGGSNAVNHMFTQHIKGVDFVICNTDAQALENSPVPNKIQLGANLTSGLGAGANPEVGAKAAKESLQEIQQLLNTQTKMVFITAGMGGGTGTGAAPIIAKIAKDMDILTVGIVTMPFAFEGRRRSKQAQLGIDQLRQNVDSLIVINNNKLREVYGNLGFKAGFSKADEVLSTASRGIAEVITHHYKQNIDLHDAKTVLSNSGTAIMGSAKEEGQTRAKSAIMKALDSPLLNDNKITGAKNVLLLIVSGTNEVTLDEIGEINDYIQDEAGYDANIIMGIGEDADLGDAIAVTIVATGFAADQQSTITNTEVKKIVHTLEDEQKATYDFSEKTVIKAPSLNEPLTNNVEEKIIHSLEEEVVIPKTNLVKTTNEIVNMEVVYDEIQPETSVEEDFVITDVTPVQEVQAVEEPKVNQPNLLFDLPLNPQAELKATKVNEIESFEEEEVVFERKEVEKRYVLEDFDAKPTIGKSSGIVEKKTVEEEIKFELKTRAPQVEINQIETHSEEISPLDLTITDLKERAEERRRKMKGFNYKFNDQMNKNIDEIERQPAYKRLGIDLDVNSPISNTKTSINKDTEDISLKSNNSFLHDNVD, from the coding sequence ATGAGCGCAGAATTCGATAACATTTCATTTGACATGCCTAAAACGCAATCTAACACAATTAAAGTAATTGGAGTTGGAGGAGGAGGTAGCAACGCAGTAAACCACATGTTTACGCAACACATTAAAGGGGTAGACTTTGTAATTTGTAACACAGATGCACAGGCTTTAGAGAATAGTCCTGTTCCTAATAAAATTCAATTAGGAGCAAACTTAACCTCTGGGTTGGGTGCAGGGGCAAATCCAGAAGTAGGAGCCAAAGCAGCAAAAGAAAGCTTGCAAGAAATTCAGCAATTGTTAAATACCCAAACTAAAATGGTATTTATTACTGCTGGTATGGGTGGAGGTACCGGTACAGGAGCCGCTCCTATTATTGCCAAAATTGCAAAAGATATGGATATCTTAACCGTTGGTATTGTTACGATGCCTTTTGCTTTTGAGGGAAGAAGACGTTCTAAACAAGCTCAATTAGGAATCGATCAACTGCGCCAAAATGTAGATTCTTTAATTGTTATCAATAATAATAAATTACGTGAAGTTTATGGAAACCTTGGTTTTAAAGCTGGTTTTTCTAAGGCTGATGAGGTTTTATCTACGGCTTCTCGTGGAATAGCAGAGGTAATTACGCATCACTATAAACAAAATATTGATTTACATGATGCTAAAACGGTACTTTCTAATAGTGGTACTGCAATTATGGGTTCTGCAAAAGAAGAAGGACAAACTAGAGCTAAAAGTGCTATTATGAAAGCATTAGATTCTCCTTTGTTAAATGATAACAAAATTACAGGAGCAAAGAATGTGTTGTTGTTAATTGTTTCTGGAACCAACGAAGTAACGTTAGATGAGATTGGAGAAATAAATGACTACATACAAGATGAAGCTGGTTATGATGCCAACATTATTATGGGTATTGGAGAGGATGCAGATTTAGGTGATGCTATAGCAGTAACTATTGTAGCTACCGGTTTTGCTGCAGACCAACAAAGTACAATTACAAATACGGAGGTTAAGAAAATTGTACATACTTTAGAGGATGAACAAAAGGCTACGTATGATTTTAGTGAAAAAACAGTTATAAAAGCGCCATCATTAAACGAGCCATTAACTAATAATGTAGAAGAAAAAATTATTCATTCTCTAGAAGAGGAAGTAGTAATACCAAAAACTAATTTGGTTAAAACTACTAATGAAATTGTAAATATGGAGGTTGTTTATGATGAAATTCAACCAGAAACTAGTGTAGAAGAAGATTTTGTTATTACAGATGTAACTCCAGTTCAAGAAGTACAAGCTGTAGAGGAGCCAAAAGTAAATCAGCCGAATTTATTATTTGATTTACCTTTAAATCCACAAGCCGAATTAAAAGCTACAAAGGTAAATGAGATTGAATCTTTTGAAGAAGAAGAGGTGGTTTTTGAGAGAAAAGAAGTAGAAAAACGATATGTCTTAGAAGATTTTGATGCAAAACCAACTATTGGTAAAAGTTCTGGTATTGTTGAAAAAAAAACGGTTGAAGAAGAAATTAAGTTTGAATTAAAAACTAGAGCTCCTCAAGTAGAAATTAATCAGATAGAAACGCATAGCGAAGAAATTTCTCCTTTAGATTTAACAATTACAGACTTAAAAGAGCGCGCAGAAGAACGACGCAGAAAAATGAAAGGTTTCAACTATAAGTTCAACGATCAAATGAACAAGAATATAGATGAAATTGAACGTCAGCCAGCTTATAAAAGATTAGGGATAGATTTAGATGTAAATAGTCCTATTAGTAATACTAAAACATCTATAAATAAAGATACAGAAGATATTAGTCTAAAATCTAATAATTCTTTTTTACATGATAATGTAGATTAA
- a CDS encoding T9SS type A sorting domain-containing protein, with translation MESKLPKHFKLITFLWLIIINFSFNAQEEPFNCDYNAYLFQRNDIYALDLASGSSYVVKEDVTPGSINAVGYNPADGYIWGSLSTPAKTIVRIGKNFNVETFYIDELPSSSRYVGDVSSEGIYYLKGGGTSYYKIDLDPASDNYTKYVSSHVLTKNISVHDWAFNAVDGYLYTVEKKTNILYRINATTGEVISLGVVPILNGLNYTYGAVYFDASGRFYVSANQTGTVYVIQSVQSLEPGSQLDSNLFAYGPSSSSNDGARCPTAPVPQEDCANGVDDDGDGLVDCDDPACSGVAACPILAPQVSSGNDGGLESNDRLSQQINQRNYLRKKGNYKFDKLKAKKVIKTKNYKKSAAKSTNFELKDLIPLDVISGTTTVESSPSDLIAITNATELYSVDYVKDGETIAVVLATKTENGVYEHTKFICDRLLGAELLSVSTIELFQEESEEGEEEQEGEGVHFIKSIIKNSNGTKEFVLSFSGRLINNEENFEIESHWNIDKYEEGATYYNFQIWSNSVDDLLTLGEEALALFEIQKPILDYETSSPPPVFVKKGKYVNGTLELELINIRRSKSAVIDAGFKRTETSATEYFNSTLELTGNYIESLVIDTGNIFDIGFRIENEYNLTPDDLFMSDGVWGKDDSPSGTTINEFEITQNDNIYTGSGYRVERNIALKATTSEYVSAFRSFTPRFTTVDLSNFSTLELEAKGTGDVEITIVKESIDAWENQFRTTIKLNDTESHFAIPLSHFVSAAGGDIDLSDAVNIVFTMSSDGVVVLDKEMNLKDIQFTTQVLGVQTEVIAENEALLMPNPMKDVAELSFYSETSATTSIEVYNLTGSLIRKTIENTTIGNNSVSIVREGLKKGIYFIKIRNDFRNYKTLKLIIE, from the coding sequence ATGGAATCAAAACTACCTAAACATTTTAAGCTAATAACCTTTTTATGGCTTATAATAATTAATTTTTCTTTTAACGCACAAGAAGAACCTTTTAATTGTGATTACAATGCCTATTTATTCCAAAGGAATGATATTTATGCTTTAGATTTAGCATCGGGAAGTTCTTATGTGGTAAAAGAAGATGTTACTCCAGGATCTATTAATGCAGTAGGATATAATCCTGCAGATGGATACATTTGGGGATCATTAAGTACACCTGCAAAAACAATTGTAAGAATTGGTAAAAACTTTAATGTAGAAACTTTTTATATAGATGAGTTACCAAGTTCTAGCAGATATGTAGGTGATGTTAGTTCAGAAGGTATCTATTATTTAAAAGGAGGAGGAACAAGTTATTATAAAATAGATTTAGACCCAGCGTCTGATAATTATACAAAGTATGTTAGTAGCCATGTGCTTACTAAAAACATTTCTGTACACGATTGGGCATTTAACGCTGTAGATGGTTATTTATATACCGTAGAAAAAAAGACGAATATATTATATAGAATTAATGCTACTACTGGAGAAGTAATTAGTTTAGGAGTAGTACCTATTTTAAATGGTTTAAACTATACGTATGGAGCAGTTTATTTTGATGCTTCTGGTCGTTTTTATGTTTCTGCCAATCAAACCGGAACAGTATATGTTATTCAAAGTGTACAATCTCTAGAACCAGGAAGTCAGTTAGACTCTAATCTTTTTGCATACGGACCGTCAAGTAGTTCTAATGATGGGGCAAGATGTCCTACAGCTCCTGTACCTCAAGAAGATTGTGCAAATGGAGTAGATGATGATGGTGATGGATTAGTAGATTGTGATGACCCGGCTTGTTCTGGTGTTGCAGCTTGTCCTATATTGGCACCACAAGTTTCTAGTGGTAATGATGGAGGTTTAGAAAGTAATGATCGCCTTTCCCAGCAAATCAATCAAAGAAACTATTTAAGAAAAAAAGGGAACTATAAGTTTGATAAGTTAAAAGCTAAAAAGGTTATAAAAACTAAAAATTATAAGAAGTCTGCTGCAAAAAGTACAAATTTCGAATTAAAAGATTTAATTCCTTTAGACGTAATTTCGGGAACAACAACAGTAGAATCTTCTCCTTCAGATTTAATAGCAATTACAAATGCTACCGAACTATACTCTGTAGATTATGTAAAAGATGGAGAAACGATTGCGGTTGTGTTAGCTACTAAAACTGAGAATGGAGTTTATGAACACACGAAATTTATTTGTGATAGATTATTAGGTGCCGAATTATTATCTGTTTCAACCATAGAACTTTTTCAAGAAGAAAGTGAAGAAGGCGAAGAAGAACAAGAAGGCGAAGGCGTACATTTTATTAAGTCTATTATAAAGAATAGTAATGGAACTAAAGAGTTTGTTTTAAGTTTTTCTGGAAGATTGATTAATAATGAAGAAAATTTTGAAATAGAAAGTCATTGGAATATTGATAAATATGAGGAGGGAGCTACGTATTATAACTTTCAAATCTGGTCTAATAGTGTAGACGATTTGTTAACCTTAGGAGAGGAAGCTTTGGCGTTGTTCGAAATTCAGAAACCTATTTTAGATTATGAAACGTCTTCTCCACCACCTGTATTTGTTAAGAAAGGTAAATATGTTAACGGTACTTTAGAATTAGAGTTAATTAATATAAGAAGAAGTAAAAGTGCGGTAATAGATGCTGGTTTTAAAAGAACTGAAACTTCGGCTACAGAATATTTTAATAGCACCTTAGAGTTAACGGGTAATTACATTGAGTCTTTAGTTATTGATACAGGAAATATCTTTGATATCGGTTTTAGAATAGAAAATGAATACAATTTAACTCCAGATGATTTATTTATGTCTGATGGTGTCTGGGGAAAAGATGATTCTCCTTCAGGAACTACGATTAATGAATTTGAGATTACTCAAAATGATAATATTTATACAGGAAGTGGTTATAGAGTAGAAAGAAATATAGCTTTAAAAGCAACCACAAGTGAGTACGTATCTGCGTTTAGATCTTTTACTCCAAGATTTACAACTGTAGATTTATCTAACTTTTCTACATTAGAACTAGAGGCAAAAGGAACAGGAGATGTAGAAATTACGATTGTGAAAGAAAGCATAGATGCTTGGGAAAACCAATTTAGAACTACTATAAAATTAAACGATACAGAAAGTCATTTTGCAATTCCTTTGTCGCATTTTGTTTCTGCCGCAGGTGGAGATATTGATTTATCTGATGCCGTAAATATTGTATTTACTATGTCTTCTGATGGTGTGGTTGTTTTAGATAAAGAAATGAATTTAAAAGACATACAGTTTACAACGCAAGTACTTGGAGTGCAAACAGAAGTTATTGCAGAAAATGAGGCTTTGTTAATGCCAAACCCAATGAAAGATGTTGCCGAGTTAAGTTTTTACTCAGAAACGAGTGCAACAACGAGTATTGAAGTTTATAACTTGACGGGTTCACTAATTAGAAAAACAATAGAAAATACTACAATAGGAAATAATAGTGTCTCTATAGTAAGAGAAGGTTTGAAAAAAGGTATCTATTTTATAAAAATTAGAAATGATTTTAGAAATTATAAAACCTTAAAGTTGATTATAGAGTAA
- a CDS encoding pyridoxal phosphate-dependent aminotransferase — translation MKHPLSDRINSLPVSQTLAMAAKARELRAEGKDIIGLSLGEPDFNTPDFIKDAAIEAINQNYNSYSPVDGYADLKEAICTKFKRDNDLVYKPSQVVVSTGAKQSIANIAQVLLNPGDEVLLPAPYWVSYSAIAILCEAKYVEIPSSIETDFKITPEQLEAAITPKTKMIFFNSPNNPSGTIYSEAEYRALAAVLEKHPQIFILSDEIYEHINYDTKPFSFAAIESMYDRTITVNGLAKAFAMTGWRIGYIGAPEWIAKACTKMQGQITSGTNCIAQRAAITAVLAPVSKIQFMVDEFKTRRDIIIGLLREIDGFKVNVPEGAFYVFPDVSAFFGKTIKGMKIETASDFSLFILEKANVATVTGDAFGTPNCIRISYAASELQIREAIKRIKEALS, via the coding sequence ATGAAACATCCATTATCGGACAGAATTAACAGTTTACCTGTATCTCAAACTTTAGCAATGGCTGCTAAAGCAAGAGAACTAAGAGCAGAAGGAAAAGATATTATTGGTTTAAGTTTGGGAGAACCAGACTTTAATACACCAGATTTTATTAAAGACGCTGCCATTGAAGCTATCAATCAAAATTATAATTCGTATTCTCCAGTAGATGGATATGCTGATTTAAAAGAAGCTATTTGCACCAAGTTTAAACGCGATAACGACTTAGTTTACAAACCAAGTCAAGTTGTAGTTTCTACAGGAGCAAAACAATCTATTGCAAACATTGCACAAGTATTGTTAAACCCTGGTGATGAAGTTTTATTACCAGCACCATATTGGGTAAGCTACTCTGCAATTGCAATTTTATGTGAAGCTAAATATGTAGAAATTCCTTCTTCTATAGAGACCGATTTTAAAATCACTCCAGAGCAATTAGAAGCGGCAATTACGCCAAAAACAAAAATGATTTTCTTTAACTCTCCAAACAATCCAAGTGGAACTATTTATAGTGAAGCAGAATATAGAGCGTTGGCAGCAGTTTTAGAAAAACACCCACAGATTTTTATCTTATCAGATGAAATCTATGAACATATCAATTACGATACAAAACCATTTAGTTTTGCGGCAATTGAAAGCATGTACGACAGAACCATTACTGTAAACGGTTTGGCAAAAGCATTTGCTATGACAGGTTGGAGAATTGGTTATATTGGTGCTCCAGAATGGATTGCTAAGGCATGTACAAAAATGCAAGGGCAAATTACCTCTGGTACAAACTGTATTGCACAAAGAGCTGCAATTACAGCAGTTTTAGCACCGGTTTCTAAAATTCAGTTTATGGTAGACGAGTTTAAAACTCGTAGAGATATCATTATTGGATTGTTAAGAGAAATAGACGGATTTAAAGTAAATGTTCCTGAAGGTGCATTTTACGTTTTTCCTGATGTTTCTGCTTTCTTTGGTAAAACTATTAAAGGAATGAAAATTGAAACTGCAAGTGATTTTTCTTTATTTATTTTAGAAAAAGCAAACGTTGCAACAGTAACTGGAGATGCTTTTGGTACACCAAACTGTATTAGAATTTCTTATGCAGCATCAGAATTACAAATTAGAGAAGCAATCAAAAGAATTAAAGAAGCGTTAAGCTAA
- a CDS encoding acyl-CoA desaturase, producing the protein MKTINFSRVDKAKFFRTLNKRVNTYFKENELRKTGNWKLYTKAIIMFSLFLVPFILILTVSMPQWVMALLMVVTGIGMAGVGMNVMHDANHDSFSKRKWVNKLMGSSIYILAGNVYNWKVQHNVLHHTFTNVEGHDEDIDAGRIIRFSQHSTWLPIHKIQKYYSIFLYGLLTINWAITTDIKQMHRYLKRKLSYGKFPNPTTEWTKLVISKIAYYALWIVLPLLVLDIAWWKVLIGFFVMHYTAGMILSLVFQLAHIVPNTEMPLPDKEGNLEHTWAVHQLYTTSNFAPTNSLVNFYTGGLNHQVEHHIFPHISHVHYDKLAKIVKETAKEFNLPYNEYATMRKAIIEHFRHLGVLGKNPEIA; encoded by the coding sequence ATGAAAACAATAAACTTTTCGAGAGTAGATAAAGCAAAATTCTTTAGAACTCTAAACAAAAGAGTAAACACCTATTTTAAAGAAAACGAATTAAGAAAAACAGGAAACTGGAAATTGTACACAAAAGCAATTATAATGTTTTCTCTTTTCCTGGTTCCTTTTATTTTAATCTTAACAGTTTCTATGCCTCAATGGGTAATGGCACTTTTAATGGTGGTTACAGGAATAGGAATGGCCGGTGTTGGTATGAATGTAATGCACGATGCCAATCACGATTCTTTTTCTAAAAGAAAATGGGTTAATAAATTAATGGGAAGCAGTATTTATATTCTTGCCGGAAACGTGTATAATTGGAAAGTACAACACAACGTTTTACACCATACATTTACAAACGTAGAAGGACATGATGAAGATATTGACGCTGGACGAATTATTCGTTTCTCTCAACATTCTACATGGTTACCTATTCATAAAATTCAGAAATATTATTCTATCTTTTTGTACGGATTATTAACCATTAACTGGGCAATTACCACAGATATTAAGCAAATGCACCGTTATTTAAAACGTAAACTATCTTATGGTAAGTTTCCAAACCCTACAACCGAATGGACCAAATTAGTCATTTCTAAAATTGCATATTATGCACTTTGGATTGTTTTACCTTTATTGGTTTTAGACATTGCTTGGTGGAAAGTTCTAATTGGCTTTTTTGTAATGCATTATACTGCAGGTATGATTTTGAGTTTGGTTTTTCAATTAGCACACATTGTACCAAATACAGAAATGCCTTTACCAGATAAAGAAGGAAATTTAGAACACACTTGGGCAGTCCACCAATTATACACAACATCTAACTTTGCACCTACTAATTCATTGGTAAACTTCTATACAGGAGGTTTAAATCATCAAGTTGAACATCATATTTTTCCGCATATTTCTCATGTACATTATGATAAATTAGCTAAAATTGTAAAAGAAACCGCCAAGGAATTTAATTTGCCTTATAATGAATACGCTACCATGCGTAAAGCAATTATAGAACATTTTAGACATTTGGGAGTTTTGGGTAAAAACCCTGAAATAGCATAA
- the rsmG gene encoding 16S rRNA (guanine(527)-N(7))-methyltransferase RsmG, which translates to MEIIHKYFKDLTATQIEQFSKLQELYQDWNLKINVVSRKDIDELYLRHVLHSLAIAKVIQFKPGSKVMDVGTGGGFPGIPLAILFPETQFHLVDSIGKKIKVVDEVVAGLGLENVKTTNGRVEEVKDTYDFIVSRAVAQMETFVGWTKGRISKKQNHDIKNGILYLKGGDLTEELKLYTSATIYDLPDYFEEDFYETKKIVHLGMKFKG; encoded by the coding sequence ATGGAAATAATACACAAATATTTTAAAGACTTAACAGCAACTCAAATAGAACAATTTTCTAAACTTCAAGAATTATACCAAGATTGGAATTTAAAAATTAACGTTGTTTCTAGAAAAGATATAGACGAATTGTATCTGCGCCATGTGTTGCATTCTTTAGCAATTGCAAAAGTGATTCAATTTAAACCAGGTTCTAAGGTAATGGATGTTGGTACAGGTGGAGGTTTTCCTGGTATACCATTGGCAATTTTGTTTCCAGAAACACAATTTCATTTGGTAGATTCTATCGGAAAAAAAATTAAAGTGGTTGATGAAGTTGTAGCTGGTTTAGGTTTAGAAAACGTAAAAACTACAAACGGTAGAGTAGAAGAAGTAAAGGATACGTATGATTTTATTGTGAGTAGAGCAGTAGCACAAATGGAAACTTTTGTGGGGTGGACCAAAGGTAGAATTTCTAAAAAACAAAATCACGATATAAAAAATGGAATTTTGTATTTAAAAGGTGGCGATTTAACAGAAGAATTAAAACTCTATACGTCTGCAACGATTTATGATTTACCAGATTATTTTGAAGAAGATTTTTACGAAACCAAAAAAATTGTTCATTTAGGAATGAAGTTTAAAGGGTAA
- a CDS encoding bile acid:sodium symporter family protein, with amino-acid sequence MKIKIDKFVVSIIIVILIAYIFPQWGTQESKFPINTISSIGISLIFFFYGLKLSPSKLKAGLKNWKLHVLVQLSTFLIFPILVLLLHPFIQNSEQETIWLAFFFLAALPSTVSSSVVMVSLAKGNIPGAIFNASISGIIGIAITPLWMGLFVNEVQSDFDFTEIYLKLILQIIVPVVIGLFLQRFLGDFAQKHNSKLTLFDKSIILLIIYKSFSASFEGNIFSAVSFLDLALILVGVLLLFATAFYLTGFLSKKLQLNTEDQITAQFCGTKKSLVHGTVFSKILFGNMSTIGIMLLPLMLFHATQILIISIVATKKAAKNSNL; translated from the coding sequence ATGAAAATAAAGATTGATAAGTTTGTAGTATCTATAATAATCGTAATACTAATAGCCTATATATTTCCGCAATGGGGAACACAAGAAAGTAAATTTCCAATTAACACTATCAGTAGCATTGGTATTTCACTTATCTTCTTTTTTTACGGACTAAAATTAAGTCCGAGTAAGTTAAAAGCAGGACTTAAAAACTGGAAATTACATGTTTTAGTACAACTATCTACTTTTTTAATTTTTCCAATCCTCGTTTTATTATTACATCCTTTTATTCAAAATTCAGAACAAGAAACCATTTGGTTGGCTTTCTTTTTCTTGGCTGCCTTACCATCTACCGTATCGTCTTCGGTTGTAATGGTATCTTTAGCTAAAGGAAATATCCCAGGAGCAATTTTTAATGCCAGTATTTCTGGCATTATAGGTATTGCCATAACTCCATTATGGATGGGATTATTTGTAAATGAAGTACAATCAGATTTCGATTTTACAGAAATCTATCTAAAACTAATTCTTCAAATAATTGTACCCGTTGTTATTGGACTTTTTTTACAACGTTTTTTAGGTGATTTTGCGCAGAAGCATAATAGTAAACTCACCCTTTTTGATAAATCTATTATCCTTTTAATTATCTACAAAAGTTTTTCAGCATCTTTTGAAGGAAACATTTTTAGTGCTGTTTCTTTTTTAGATTTGGCATTAATTTTAGTTGGTGTGCTACTCTTGTTTGCTACCGCTTTTTATCTCACTGGTTTTTTATCAAAAAAATTACAACTAAATACTGAAGATCAAATTACAGCACAATTTTGTGGTACAAAAAAGTCATTAGTACACGGCACCGTATTTTCTAAAATACTTTTTGGAAACATGTCAACTATTGGTATTATGCTATTACCACTTATGTTATTTCACGCTACTCAAATTTTAATAATTAGTATTGTGGCAACAAAAAAGGCTGCTAAAAATAGCAACCTTTAA